ATAAGGACGGAATGCGCGGCGGCTGGACCTGGTATCTGCCCGAAGAGTGCGAAGGGAGCAGGACCCCGAAATAGCCGCTCCCTTCGCCCCCTTCGCGCTCTTCGGCGCTCCCTTCGGGCACTGCGCCGCACCTTTCGGAGTCGCCTCGCAGACGAGCAAGTTCGTTTTCTTCGTTTCCTTCGTACTTCGTCGCCGCAAGCCAGGAGGCACCACCATGACCACCCACCGCTTGACCGACGAACAACCCCGCTCCCTGCTGACCGTCGAACAAGCCGCACACCGCCTGTCCATCGGGCGGACCACCATGTTCCAGCTCATCAAAACCGG
This window of the Haloactinomyces albus genome carries:
- a CDS encoding helix-turn-helix domain-containing protein, which gives rise to MRREQDPEIAAPFAPFALFGAPFGHCAAPFGVASQTSKFVFFVSFVLRRRKPGGTTMTTHRLTDEQPRSLLTVEQAAHRLSIGRTTMFQLIKTGAVDSVQIGRARRVPIEALDAYVQLLSTQQHAA